Below is a window of archaeon BMS3Bbin15 DNA.
TCAAAATTGCAGAGCCCCCGGCAAGCAAAGAAAAACTTGAGTTTCCAATAACAGCACAAAAAGCCCTTGAGATTGTGAAGAACAATAAAAACGCCAGTGTATTCATTGACCGGTACATGAAAAATGAAAGCAACAGAATCATCCGCATCAACCTTAACTACAACTTAAGCTCCCGCGATTATATCTGGAATATAGAGCTGATTGAAAAAGAATGTGGTTGCAAATTCGGAAGCGAGAAAGGACTTAACCTTATTAGAGCTGAGGTCGATCCCACAAGCGGAAAGATTCTAAAGCTGGATACGCAGGTTGGAGTAAAGGAAAGCGAAATTGCAAAGGAAAGGTGTATGGAAGGCTGTCATTCCAGAAATAAGACAAAATCAGGTTTTATTATGAAGAAATAGAGAGGTATGAATATGTTAAAGAAAAAACAGAAAAAAACTGTGAGAAACTCTTTCGGAATCAAAGCAGCAATTGTTGCAGGGTTGCTTCTGATAAGCATCCTATTTGTAATGAATATAGTAAAAGAGAAACCTCAGGAGCAAATTACTTCTACGTCAGGAGAGCAACAGCTGGTTCTCGGTTTATATCCTGTTATAGACAAACCAGCAATAAATGAACCCGGTAAGGTTAAGATTACAGAATTTATGAGTTTCTACTGTGACCAGTGCTACCGCTTCAATACGATAAAGCATCAGCTTGTGAATAAGTATGGCGATGCCCTCGAATTTAAAGTTGTACCTATTGTGTGGGGTGAACAGTCAGTTAAAACAGTAGAAGCATATATTCTTGCAGAACGTCATGGAAAAGGTACAGAGATGGCAGATACAATATTCAATGCCGAATTTAATCAGAGTAGGAATATAAGTGATGTTAATGTGCTCTCAGCCATAGGAAAACAGGTCGGTCTTGGAGACGAATTTGTGAAAAATCTTAAATCCGGGTCTGCAAGAGAGGATGCTATAAATAATATAAGGCAGGCAATAAACTACAAGGTAAATGAGACACCCACACTGATTGTGAATGGAAATATAGTTGTAACTCCGCACCCCACAGGCGATGATGTCTCGGCAATGGGTAAAAACCTGGATGTGATAATCCAGAAGCTCCTCAATAAATGAGGAGTCCTCTAACTTTTTATATGTCCCATGTCTATTTTTAGTTATGAAAATCAATAATGTTGAAGTCGAAGATACTTACTGCGAGGCCTTTGAGGGAATATTTGTAAGGATGCTCATTACGGCTGAGAGAGAGAGGTACCTGAGGAGAGCTGCCTCTGGCTCGAGCTGCCTTCCTTCAACTGTGGTTGGAAGAACAGAGGGTGGTGTGGAAGCATGGGTGAGCAGCGAAAAAACTCCTGACAGTAGAGCTGGTTCAATAGTTCAGATATGGGGGAATGGAGCTGGAAAGGATGCCCTGAGAAAATTTGGATATGAACTATCCATAAGAATAAGACAGGGTATTCTCGTTG
It encodes the following:
- a CDS encoding periplasmic protein disulfide isomerase I translates to MLKKKQKKTVRNSFGIKAAIVAGLLLISILFVMNIVKEKPQEQITSTSGEQQLVLGLYPVIDKPAINEPGKVKITEFMSFYCDQCYRFNTIKHQLVNKYGDALEFKVVPIVWGEQSVKTVEAYILAERHGKGTEMADTIFNAEFNQSRNISDVNVLSAIGKQVGLGDEFVKNLKSGSAREDAINNIRQAINYKVNETPTLIVNGNIVVTPHPTGDDVSAMGKNLDVIIQKLLNK